From the Methanoculleus caldifontis genome, the window ATGATCTTCTCAAGGCCGAGGTTCTCGGTCTTGCAGGAGCCGGCGATTGCGGCTCCGGCATCGCAGATGCCCTGTTCGTCGAGGTGGGAACCCATGGTGACGACGGCGACGCAGCTCTGCGCATCTCCCGTGTGGAAGTCGCCCTGAACAATCGGCCATCCGCTGGCCGGTGATTTCTTCTCAACCATGTTCTTCACCTCACAGCAGTCCTAATACGACGACACCGGCAACCAGAAGGCCGATTGCCATGCCATACCAGAATGCGGTCACGCCTCCGGCGATCTTGAGGACACCCTCCCTGTTCGGGAACGATGCCAGGAAGTTGCCCTCTGCGGAGAGCATGCCGACCAGGTCGTCGGTGATCTTCTCGAGTTCCGCCACCTGTTCGAGAACAGGGGTGTACGAGATACCGGCGGTGGTGACGAGACCGACTATCGGGTCAGCTACCAGTCCAAACTCGGGCAGTACCTGAATGTACGCCATTTAGGCACCTCCCTTGGGCTCCAGGATCGGCTGGGCGTCGAGCCACGCGTAGGCGTCACGCTTCGAGAGCGCGATGTACTTCGTGTAGGTGTAGAACCACCCGATGACGGAGACCAGCAGCGCGACGACGCCTGGAAGGAGCCCGATGAACGCGAACGAGATGATCGCGACGGTGATCATGGAGAGGAATCCGCACTCGGCAGCGAGCGTGAGCGTCCGGTCCTGCTTCTCCCCCGGCCCGAGACAGGCGTTGAAGGAGTGCTGGATGGCGATGGCGCCGAGCATGAAGATCACGGCGACGATGCTCCCGCCGATGAGGGATGCCTCGTAGGTCTGCACGACGAATCCGAGGATGACGGTCGTGCCGGTGATCATGCCGAGGAACTCGAACGTCCCGCAGGCCATGGCCGCGAGGCCGAGCACCGTCATGGCGCCGACGATCGCGAGTTCGATCAGCGAGACGACCATGACCGGGATGTTCATCCGGACCACGTTGTTTGCCATCAGTCCGGCCACCGCGCCGATGATCGCGGCGATGATGATCGTCGTGATGGGTGCGAAGATGCCGGTCGTGGCTCCGAAGAGCGCGGCGATGACACCGGACCCGAGCGCGATCATACCCGCCGACGGGACACCGGTACCGAGACCGTAACTGCAGAGGTGCTTGATCGTGTCGGTACCCCAGACGAGTGCGGCGACTGCTGCAAGCCCGCCGAAGAACGAGAAGTACAGGGTGCCGGTGATCGTGTTCAGGTATGTCAGGTAGATGAGGACGAGCGATCCCACGAGTCCGTAGATCAGGATCTGGTTGTGCGGGATGCCGCCTGCTCCAACTTCAACTTTCACCGACATTTAGAATCCCCCTATCAGTCTGAGAAGCGCGATCGCGAAGATGCCGGTGACGGCGGATGCCGCGGCGGCTGCGATGACTGCTCTCGGGAACCGCTTGAACTTGGGGTCATGCGGGCCTTCGATCGTACCGGTGATGTTGTATGCGGCAAGCACGGCGTTCACGAGGAACATGCCGACCGCGAAGATACCGGCAAGCGAGACGGCGACGGGCGCGATCTGCTCGACCGTTGTGTTGAGGATGATCGGCAGCTGTGCCTGGTAGATGTCGAGGAGCTCGAGATAGATGAGCGTTCCGCCGAGACCACCGAGCGCGCCACCGATGACACCGCCGACCCAGGAGATGAACGGGAGGCCGTGCCCCTCGGTACCCTGGCTCTTGTACTCGGGGAAGGTGTCGCCCGTGATCGGGTCCTTTGCGACCTTACCGGATGCTGCCGGGATACCCA encodes:
- the mtrB gene encoding tetrahydromethanopterin S-methyltransferase subunit MtrB; this translates as MAYIQVLPEFGLVADPIVGLVTTAGISYTPVLEQVAELEKITDDLVGMLSAEGNFLASFPNREGVLKIAGGVTAFWYGMAIGLLVAGVVVLGLL
- the mtrD gene encoding tetrahydromethanopterin S-methyltransferase subunit D codes for the protein MSALGGPKQTVGVQPPTGMGLVVSIVLIVVALALAFYLVQMAGVLAVIGIIIGGVLIAFGVHFVPVGGAPAAMGQAPGIATGVAMLAAGAGLAGLFGGAWAAPFGLAVALAGGAVGGGLLMAITCTMVNVIYIFGMGIPAASGKVAKDPITGDTFPEYKSQGTEGHGLPFISWVGGVIGGALGGLGGTLIYLELLDIYQAQLPIILNTTVEQIAPVAVSLAGIFAVGMFLVNAVLAAYNITGTIEGPHDPKFKRFPRAVIAAAAASAVTGIFAIALLRLIGGF
- the mtrC gene encoding tetrahydromethanopterin S-methyltransferase subunit MtrC is translated as MSVKVEVGAGGIPHNQILIYGLVGSLVLIYLTYLNTITGTLYFSFFGGLAAVAALVWGTDTIKHLCSYGLGTGVPSAGMIALGSGVIAALFGATTGIFAPITTIIIAAIIGAVAGLMANNVVRMNIPVMVVSLIELAIVGAMTVLGLAAMACGTFEFLGMITGTTVILGFVVQTYEASLIGGSIVAVIFMLGAIAIQHSFNACLGPGEKQDRTLTLAAECGFLSMITVAIISFAFIGLLPGVVALLVSVIGWFYTYTKYIALSKRDAYAWLDAQPILEPKGGA